The following proteins come from a genomic window of Alicyclobacillus dauci:
- a CDS encoding glycosyltransferase family 2 protein yields MSLLHGILNVVYVIMQIFTGAIGVYQIAMSVFGIWHRKEKIIHEPRKRFAVVIPGHNEERVVGPLLDSLKSQDYPAELFDVHLIADNCTDHTADVGRNHGAIVHERTDKEKRGKGFAIESILERFKASQKPYDAIVMFDADNLVEPAFLRIMNDKLCRGHKVIQGYLGVKNPFDSWVSVSMAISYWFSNRMWQKARQNLQLSCSLGGTGLCIDYQLLQEMGWEATGLTEDLEFGVRCVERGVIPIWAHDAKVYDEKPTEILASCRQRLRWMQGHFHCAKHHMFPLLRQGLMERNLVKLDAGIYLFQPMRFLILFLTSIMMLLQVTTPKQTVVTHITHLLPTDFWVGVNLFLYLQMPLALLLERVNWRAYFGLAILPFFLWTWGPVTLQAYFTKANRNWSHTVHKRAIRLEHMRSR; encoded by the coding sequence ATGTCCCTACTTCACGGTATTTTGAATGTCGTGTACGTGATCATGCAAATTTTCACTGGGGCAATTGGCGTATATCAAATCGCCATGTCCGTTTTCGGCATTTGGCACCGCAAGGAAAAAATTATTCACGAACCACGCAAACGATTTGCGGTTGTCATTCCTGGTCACAACGAGGAACGGGTTGTTGGCCCCCTCCTCGACAGCCTCAAATCGCAAGATTATCCGGCTGAACTGTTTGATGTGCATCTCATCGCAGATAACTGTACGGATCACACGGCAGACGTCGGACGCAATCACGGTGCCATCGTGCATGAGCGAACGGACAAGGAGAAAAGGGGCAAGGGATTCGCTATCGAGTCGATTCTGGAGCGGTTTAAGGCTTCGCAAAAGCCATATGATGCCATCGTTATGTTCGACGCCGACAACCTTGTTGAACCTGCATTCCTCCGCATCATGAACGACAAACTGTGTCGAGGGCACAAGGTTATTCAAGGTTATCTGGGGGTCAAAAACCCATTCGACAGTTGGGTAAGTGTATCGATGGCCATCTCCTATTGGTTTAGTAACCGAATGTGGCAGAAAGCACGGCAGAATCTACAGTTATCCTGTTCCCTTGGCGGTACGGGTCTGTGCATTGATTATCAGCTGCTGCAAGAGATGGGCTGGGAAGCCACCGGCTTAACTGAAGACCTTGAATTTGGGGTTCGCTGTGTAGAACGCGGCGTCATTCCAATTTGGGCACATGATGCGAAGGTTTACGACGAAAAGCCAACGGAAATCTTGGCCTCTTGCCGGCAACGGCTGCGGTGGATGCAGGGCCACTTTCATTGTGCCAAGCATCACATGTTCCCCCTGTTGAGACAGGGACTCATGGAACGCAATTTGGTCAAGTTGGACGCCGGAATTTACCTATTCCAGCCAATGCGCTTTTTAATCCTTTTTCTCACATCCATCATGATGTTGCTCCAAGTCACAACACCGAAGCAGACTGTTGTCACCCACATCACACATCTATTGCCTACTGATTTTTGGGTCGGTGTCAATTTGTTCCTATACCTACAGATGCCGTTGGCTTTACTCTTAGAGCGAGTGAATTGGAGAGCCTATTTCGGGTTGGCCATCTTGCCGTTTTTCCTTTGGACATGGGGTCCAGTGACACTGCAGGCGTACTTTACAAAAGCGAACCGCAACTGGTCGCACACGGTCCACAAACGGGCAATTCGTTTGGAACACATGCGCAGCCGATAG
- a CDS encoding DedA family protein gives MQNEMEDEMLSGLNVLISHHGNIAIFLLMALESTCIPIPSEVVMPFAGYLAYVHTLSFWPVVIIGTIANVVGGLIAYAIGLYGGRPFIQRFGKYVLLSPRHMDKAEHWFQKYGEVTVFFGRMVPAVRTFVSLPAGIARMPIWRFIIFSALGSLPWNFAMVYAGFQLHAHYAVIAEKLKPLTYVGAAILVIAVLWFWFSRRKGTQSRS, from the coding sequence GTGCAAAACGAAATGGAGGATGAAATGTTGTCCGGCCTGAATGTCCTCATATCGCACCATGGGAATATAGCCATTTTCCTGCTGATGGCACTCGAAAGTACGTGCATTCCCATCCCATCTGAAGTTGTTATGCCGTTTGCGGGTTACCTTGCCTATGTACATACTTTAAGTTTTTGGCCGGTAGTTATTATCGGGACGATTGCAAATGTTGTGGGCGGATTGATCGCGTACGCGATCGGGCTTTACGGTGGTCGACCGTTCATTCAGCGGTTTGGTAAATACGTCCTGCTCAGCCCTCGTCACATGGATAAGGCCGAGCATTGGTTCCAGAAATATGGTGAAGTGACCGTCTTCTTCGGCCGCATGGTTCCGGCCGTAAGGACATTCGTTTCACTTCCTGCGGGTATCGCACGGATGCCTATCTGGCGATTTATCATTTTCTCAGCGCTCGGCTCCCTGCCGTGGAATTTCGCAATGGTTTATGCTGGATTTCAGCTTCATGCTCATTACGCTGTGATCGCTGAAAAGCTAAAACCGTTGACGTATGTCGGTGCAGCCATTCTTGTTATCGCTGTCTTATGGTTTTGGTTTAGTCGCCGAAAGGGGACTCAGTCCCGATCGTAG
- a CDS encoding HD domain-containing protein, producing the protein MFEKVLKDPVHDEILFDHSLIWSLVNTSAVQRLRRIRQLGTSYMTFHGAEHTRFAHSLGAYETMRRVLLHLERECGWPSDERDTLLALSAALLHDVGHGPFSHTFESVLGVHHERWTKRIIMEDPSLRSILDEVDSNFAKDLVSILNKDGKFPCIEALVSSQLDVDRMDYMLRDAMATGVSYGQFELTRLVRSLTYQDGHIYVKRMSLHTVEQYLLARYFMYVQVYLHPVTVGSDVLVEKIITRVRDLLELGHEIQVPPALLSVLTGGDSSVEAYLRLDESVLIYAFHLWSEDKDEILSDLATRFLNRKLFAPVVRDKPSVSEWASLRTIAKAMGFHPDYYVTERVSHIPGYEVLGQGITLVDNRGEFTDLSQVSKLIRTLVPSHEHRLFLPKEMLESGSDPMSTRVKSIIYDRD; encoded by the coding sequence GTGTTTGAGAAGGTACTGAAAGATCCTGTACATGATGAGATTTTGTTTGATCACTCGTTGATTTGGTCACTCGTCAACACATCCGCCGTCCAGCGTTTGCGGCGGATCCGACAGCTCGGAACGTCTTATATGACGTTTCACGGTGCTGAACACACCCGGTTTGCGCACTCACTTGGCGCTTACGAAACAATGCGTCGTGTGCTTCTGCACCTGGAACGGGAATGTGGATGGCCAAGTGATGAACGAGACACGCTATTGGCGTTATCCGCAGCATTATTACACGATGTGGGTCATGGCCCGTTCTCGCATACATTTGAGTCTGTGCTGGGCGTTCATCACGAGCGTTGGACAAAGCGGATTATCATGGAGGATCCGTCCCTTCGGTCAATACTTGATGAAGTCGATTCCAATTTCGCAAAGGACCTTGTCTCGATATTGAACAAGGATGGCAAGTTTCCTTGTATTGAGGCATTGGTTTCCAGCCAGTTAGATGTTGATCGGATGGATTACATGCTCCGCGACGCAATGGCAACTGGTGTGTCCTATGGTCAATTTGAACTGACACGTCTCGTTCGTTCCCTCACATATCAAGATGGCCACATATACGTGAAACGCATGAGTTTACATACGGTTGAACAGTACTTGCTGGCACGATACTTCATGTACGTGCAGGTTTATTTGCACCCAGTTACAGTGGGAAGCGATGTACTCGTGGAGAAAATCATTACCCGCGTACGCGACTTACTGGAACTCGGTCACGAGATTCAAGTGCCACCGGCACTCCTCAGTGTCTTGACGGGCGGCGACAGTTCCGTCGAGGCATATCTGCGCCTCGATGAGTCCGTACTTATTTATGCTTTTCACCTCTGGTCCGAGGACAAGGACGAAATACTCTCCGACTTGGCGACGAGGTTTCTCAATCGCAAGCTTTTCGCTCCTGTTGTGCGAGACAAGCCATCGGTGAGCGAATGGGCTTCCTTGCGCACGATTGCGAAAGCGATGGGATTTCATCCAGACTACTACGTCACTGAGAGAGTTTCACATATTCCAGGATACGAAGTACTTGGGCAGGGTATTACACTGGTTGACAATCGAGGAGAATTTACAGACTTGAGCCAAGTATCCAAACTCATTCGAACACTTGTCCCAAGTCATGAGCACCGGTTGTTTCTGCCGAAGGAAATGCTGGAAAGTGGTTCTGACCCCATGTCCACTCGGGTAAAGTCCATTATCTACGATCGGGACTGA
- a CDS encoding HesB/IscA family protein, translating into MITITDSAADKLREMISENGPDEEALRLYTRLGGCTGYSYGMALDAEKPNDHVFSQKGVKVIVDPESLELIDGSEVDFIDDLTGQGFKINNPNASSMCGCGSSFRTATKAGEPGSCD; encoded by the coding sequence ATGATTACAATCACCGACTCCGCAGCGGACAAGTTGCGTGAAATGATCAGTGAAAACGGTCCAGACGAAGAGGCTTTGCGTCTGTACACCCGTTTGGGCGGATGCACGGGATACAGTTATGGTATGGCACTGGATGCCGAAAAGCCAAACGATCACGTCTTTTCCCAAAAAGGTGTCAAAGTAATTGTCGATCCGGAAAGTCTCGAACTCATCGACGGATCGGAAGTCGATTTCATCGATGATCTAACGGGACAAGGCTTTAAAATTAACAATCCCAACGCGTCGTCCATGTGCGGTTGTGGATCCAGTTTTCGCACAGCAACGAAAGCTGGGGAACCGGGGTCATGCGACTAA
- the bcp gene encoding thioredoxin-dependent thiol peroxidase, producing the protein MAELQVGDMAPRFQSIDQDGQSVSLDALAGQIVVLYFYPKDDTPGCTKEACAFRDMKSEFADAGAHIYGVSRDSAKSHLKFREKYGLNFPLIVDEDSQICEAYGVLKEKNMYGKTSIGIERTTFVIDRDGKIAAIFPKVKVDGHADEVIAQVRELQ; encoded by the coding sequence ATGGCGGAATTACAAGTGGGAGATATGGCTCCACGGTTTCAGTCAATCGATCAAGATGGACAATCGGTATCCTTGGATGCACTTGCTGGACAGATTGTCGTCTTGTACTTTTACCCGAAAGATGACACACCGGGATGTACAAAGGAAGCTTGTGCCTTTCGCGATATGAAGTCCGAGTTTGCCGATGCAGGTGCACACATTTACGGCGTGTCGAGAGACTCGGCAAAGTCTCACCTGAAGTTCCGTGAAAAGTACGGGCTGAACTTTCCCCTCATCGTTGATGAAGACAGCCAGATCTGTGAGGCATACGGCGTTCTCAAAGAAAAGAACATGTACGGTAAGACGAGTATTGGCATTGAGCGTACGACTTTCGTGATCGATCGCGACGGCAAAATCGCCGCCATTTTCCCGAAGGTTAAAGTGGATGGTCACGCCGATGAAGTGATTGCGCAGGTTCGCGAGCTACAATGA
- a CDS encoding aminotransferase class I/II-fold pyridoxal phosphate-dependent enzyme — protein MNQNETPLFDTLLSHAERKPIQFHIPGHKHGRGMENRFRSFVGDAALSLDLINIAPLDDLHHPTGAIKRAQELAAEAFGADYTYFSVQGTSTAIIAMVLATVGPGDKILVPRNVHKSVLTAIILADARPIFLHPEVDSKFGISHGLSVECVAEGLAANPDARALVVINPTYFGISADLSRIVDVAHSYGVPVLVDEAHGVHTGFHSSLPLSAMQAGADMAATSVHKLGGSMTGSSVLNVREGMIDPRHVQVVMSMLTTTSTSYLLLASLDVARKELAENGHDRISYAIDLALTARARINAIPGLTCLDESRLNSSAAFAFDPTKLTVSVKDLGVTGYDVERMLRENYNIEVELSDLYNILCIVSWGDTQADIDALVSALVQIADAYRDRQGKREVVVRVPPMPSLTMSPRSAFYAQTEVVALSESVGRTMAEMIMVYPPGIPVLLPGEVVTQESIDYIEENLRAGLPVQGPDDPEIRYIKVVRNES, from the coding sequence TTGAATCAAAACGAGACACCGTTATTCGATACGCTGTTGAGCCATGCAGAGCGTAAGCCTATCCAGTTTCATATTCCAGGACATAAACACGGACGGGGCATGGAAAATCGCTTCCGTTCGTTTGTCGGCGACGCAGCACTTTCTCTGGATCTGATCAACATTGCGCCACTTGATGATCTGCACCACCCAACTGGTGCCATTAAACGAGCTCAGGAGTTGGCTGCGGAAGCATTTGGTGCGGATTACACATACTTTTCCGTCCAAGGGACCAGCACAGCGATTATCGCGATGGTCCTTGCGACCGTTGGTCCTGGAGATAAAATTCTCGTGCCGCGCAACGTACACAAATCGGTTCTCACGGCCATTATTTTGGCAGATGCGCGTCCAATTTTTCTCCATCCTGAAGTGGACAGTAAATTTGGTATCTCACACGGTCTGTCAGTTGAGTGCGTTGCGGAAGGACTGGCAGCTAACCCAGATGCACGGGCGTTGGTGGTGATCAATCCCACGTACTTTGGAATCTCGGCAGATTTATCGCGCATTGTGGATGTTGCACACAGCTACGGTGTGCCCGTACTCGTTGACGAAGCACACGGTGTTCATACGGGGTTTCATTCGTCACTGCCGCTGTCCGCCATGCAAGCTGGAGCTGACATGGCCGCGACCAGCGTCCACAAATTAGGCGGATCGATGACAGGATCCAGCGTGTTGAACGTGCGAGAAGGGATGATCGACCCCAGGCACGTGCAGGTGGTCATGAGTATGCTGACGACAACGTCCACGTCGTATCTTTTGCTAGCATCGCTGGACGTTGCTAGGAAGGAACTGGCGGAGAACGGACACGATCGGATCTCGTATGCCATTGACCTAGCACTGACCGCGCGGGCTCGAATTAACGCTATCCCGGGACTGACATGTCTCGATGAGTCTCGTCTGAACAGCAGTGCAGCCTTCGCGTTCGATCCGACGAAACTGACGGTTTCCGTCAAGGATCTCGGCGTCACGGGCTACGATGTGGAACGAATGCTTCGTGAGAATTACAATATAGAGGTTGAACTCAGCGACTTATACAATATTTTGTGCATCGTCTCGTGGGGAGACACCCAGGCTGACATCGATGCACTCGTGAGCGCATTGGTGCAAATTGCGGATGCCTATCGTGATCGCCAAGGGAAGCGGGAAGTGGTCGTCCGGGTGCCACCAATGCCAAGCTTAACGATGTCGCCCAGGTCCGCTTTCTACGCTCAAACGGAAGTGGTCGCACTCTCCGAGTCTGTGGGGCGGACCATGGCGGAGATGATCATGGTTTATCCACCGGGGATCCCCGTCCTGTTGCCGGGTGAGGTGGTTACACAGGAGAGTATCGATTATATCGAGGAGAATCTCCGTGCTGGACTGCCGGTTCAAGGCCCGGATGATCCGGAAATTCGCTATATCAAAGTCGTTCGAAACGAATCTTGA
- a CDS encoding YwhD family protein: protein MQKLNLTGTSKHQTDDQMKGLSAVFLDGDEVFIDNGAIHAKSRLEVGVKFVDDQSAVPDARHIQGLWITLKRQENGLGYAGAMPFDLWIDDSTKMGYKKLSEQVNQMDKAVRGQVDVQGLPREVVNKLGAHLQKIRPDLWENASDSFRQAFSS, encoded by the coding sequence TTGCAGAAGTTAAACCTAACAGGGACTTCGAAACATCAGACGGACGACCAAATGAAGGGTCTGTCTGCGGTGTTTTTAGATGGAGATGAAGTGTTTATCGATAACGGTGCGATTCACGCAAAGAGCCGATTAGAGGTCGGCGTTAAATTTGTCGACGACCAAAGCGCGGTTCCTGATGCCCGCCACATTCAAGGACTTTGGATCACGTTAAAGCGGCAAGAGAACGGTCTTGGTTATGCTGGGGCGATGCCGTTTGATTTATGGATTGACGACAGCACAAAGATGGGGTACAAAAAACTGTCGGAACAAGTCAATCAAATGGATAAAGCGGTACGAGGCCAGGTGGATGTGCAGGGCCTTCCCCGAGAAGTTGTCAATAAATTGGGGGCACACTTACAGAAAATACGGCCGGACTTGTGGGAAAACGCGTCCGATTCGTTTCGCCAGGCGTTTTCGTCGTAG
- a CDS encoding SpoIID/LytB domain-containing protein, whose translation MFKRVAAVTLAAISGATLLTSLSFVPKASAAQTIYNTSEPSVMRIAIRENNASGEPDPRGRINYVQAIPFGEYCRDVLPNEWFPSWNPESLKAGAMAIKMFGWYHHLHPVTIDGFTFDVDNTTNFQHFRYLSGQPTTNAAFNAIAGQAYAKPNGEIIELNYRAGYRDDPNWQYRNAQKMAQWGSQYWATRGQTYLQILQFYYVNRALLKTQ comes from the coding sequence ATGTTTAAGCGCGTAGCCGCAGTCACGTTGGCCGCGATTTCTGGGGCCACTCTGTTAACGAGTCTATCGTTCGTGCCCAAGGCATCAGCGGCACAAACGATCTACAACACAAGCGAACCGTCTGTCATGCGCATCGCCATTCGTGAAAACAACGCGAGCGGCGAGCCAGATCCACGGGGACGTATCAATTATGTACAGGCAATTCCGTTTGGTGAGTATTGCAGGGACGTTCTCCCAAACGAGTGGTTTCCCTCGTGGAACCCAGAGTCTCTGAAAGCAGGTGCCATGGCCATCAAAATGTTCGGATGGTACCACCATCTGCACCCAGTGACGATTGATGGATTTACCTTTGACGTCGACAACACCACTAACTTTCAGCACTTTCGATACCTTTCCGGTCAACCGACAACAAACGCCGCATTTAATGCCATTGCAGGGCAAGCTTACGCGAAACCAAACGGCGAAATTATCGAGTTGAATTACCGAGCCGGTTACCGAGACGATCCCAACTGGCAGTACCGAAACGCCCAAAAAATGGCCCAATGGGGCAGCCAATACTGGGCAACTCGAGGCCAGACGTACTTGCAGATTTTGCAATTCTACTACGTTAATCGCGCGCTTTTAAAAACACAATAA
- a CDS encoding aminotransferase class I/II-fold pyridoxal phosphate-dependent enzyme: MKFPVADRISRLPSQFFASLTRRVAEVQAEGHDVINLGQGNPDLPTPPHIVEALRSSVLNPMTHKYSPFRGLPALKQAVADFYGRTYGVALDAQREVAVLVGGKTGLVEVAELYLEKGDLALVPDPGYPDYMSGIALAGGEPRLMPITADNNYLPDLDDLTDDEWARSKIWYLNYPNNPTGAGATPAFFDSVIERATAHNVLVVHDFAYGAIGYDGVMPPSFLARPGAKEAGIEIYTLSKTYNMAGWRVAFAVGNAEVIEQLNLIQDHYYVSIFPAIQEAAIAALGPDQSSVGTLVATYERRRNAFISAAEDGGLDVPATAGSFFCWLPIPKELSSIEFAERLLVEGHVAVAPGRGFGPHGEGYVRLGLLTEESRLREAANRISTFVHKLR, from the coding sequence GTGAAATTTCCAGTTGCAGACCGAATTTCCCGGTTGCCATCACAGTTTTTTGCATCGCTTACAAGACGAGTGGCAGAGGTTCAAGCTGAGGGTCACGACGTCATCAATCTTGGGCAGGGGAATCCTGATTTACCCACGCCACCGCACATTGTGGAGGCGCTTAGAAGTTCAGTCCTCAACCCGATGACGCACAAATATTCGCCGTTTCGTGGATTACCAGCTTTGAAACAAGCGGTGGCAGACTTTTATGGGCGCACGTATGGCGTTGCGTTGGATGCACAACGCGAAGTGGCTGTCCTTGTGGGTGGCAAGACGGGTCTTGTTGAGGTGGCAGAGCTTTATCTTGAGAAGGGTGACCTCGCGCTCGTTCCAGACCCGGGCTATCCAGATTACATGAGCGGGATCGCACTTGCCGGTGGAGAGCCGAGATTGATGCCGATCACGGCGGATAACAACTATCTCCCAGATCTGGACGACCTCACGGACGATGAGTGGGCGAGGTCGAAGATCTGGTACTTAAACTATCCGAATAACCCGACAGGAGCGGGTGCGACACCTGCATTCTTTGACTCCGTCATCGAACGGGCAACAGCCCACAATGTCCTGGTTGTGCACGACTTCGCGTACGGCGCCATTGGCTACGACGGCGTGATGCCTCCGTCGTTCTTGGCACGACCTGGAGCCAAAGAGGCGGGGATCGAGATTTACACACTCAGTAAGACGTACAACATGGCGGGCTGGCGTGTGGCATTTGCCGTGGGGAACGCGGAAGTCATCGAGCAATTAAACCTCATTCAAGATCACTACTATGTATCGATTTTCCCAGCAATTCAGGAGGCTGCCATTGCTGCTTTAGGGCCGGACCAATCGTCTGTGGGGACGTTGGTTGCGACATATGAGCGTCGCCGCAATGCATTTATAAGCGCTGCAGAAGATGGGGGACTTGACGTGCCGGCAACTGCGGGATCGTTCTTTTGCTGGCTTCCTATTCCCAAAGAGCTTAGTTCCATCGAGTTTGCGGAACGGCTTCTGGTCGAAGGACATGTAGCGGTTGCTCCAGGACGCGGTTTTGGCCCACACGGTGAAGGTTACGTTCGCCTGGGGTTACTGACGGAGGAGAGTCGTCTGCGAGAAGCAGCGAATCGGATCTCTACGTTCGTTCACAAGTTGAGGTAA
- a CDS encoding FtsW/RodA/SpoVE family cell cycle protein: protein METLRRNIRDLDFTVFGVLLLLAVYACVAIDAATYGQTNSNIPGHILTKQIMYEIVGIVAMIVAMLFDYRALRKYHWWIYGFSMVLLVAVFGFHAHQGAHSWINLKVIQLQPSELAKIAMILTVAAFMATRDEEEIPDYRFRKTWPIVFMFLVPFALIYKEPALGQSLVMIAIALTMYTAFAKRSHFAVIMILVGVVVIGFSVIATMFPVQSTDFINNVLVKHHVLKSYQVDRILTWLDPSYDTNGAGYNVHMAQIAIGSGQLFGEGLFNGIETKGGWVPNQWTDYIFSAIGEEFGFVGSAVLVLLFLILVYRLVKIAGSASDTFGTYIVVGIIGMISFQVFENIGMDMYLSPSTGITLPFISYGGTSLVIDYVAIGIVLSIGLRRRKLRFN from the coding sequence TTGGAAACGTTACGTCGCAACATTCGTGATTTAGATTTCACCGTGTTTGGTGTCTTGTTGTTATTGGCTGTCTACGCCTGTGTGGCAATCGATGCGGCCACTTACGGCCAGACCAACAGCAATATTCCCGGACATATCCTCACCAAGCAGATCATGTACGAAATCGTTGGCATCGTCGCCATGATTGTCGCAATGCTGTTTGATTATCGTGCTTTACGCAAATATCACTGGTGGATATACGGGTTCTCAATGGTTCTGCTCGTGGCCGTGTTTGGTTTCCATGCACATCAGGGAGCACACTCCTGGATCAACCTGAAGGTCATCCAGCTTCAACCGTCGGAATTGGCGAAAATCGCCATGATTCTAACTGTCGCAGCGTTCATGGCGACGCGCGACGAAGAAGAAATTCCAGATTATAGGTTTCGTAAGACTTGGCCCATCGTCTTCATGTTTCTCGTTCCATTCGCTCTCATCTATAAAGAGCCTGCTCTCGGTCAGTCCCTGGTCATGATTGCGATTGCCCTCACGATGTACACAGCATTTGCGAAACGAAGCCACTTTGCTGTGATCATGATTTTGGTCGGCGTGGTCGTAATTGGGTTTAGTGTGATTGCGACGATGTTTCCGGTGCAATCGACGGATTTTATCAACAACGTGTTGGTCAAGCACCATGTCCTTAAGTCGTATCAAGTGGATCGTATTCTCACTTGGCTCGATCCGTCGTACGACACAAATGGTGCAGGGTATAACGTCCACATGGCGCAAATCGCTATTGGCAGTGGGCAATTGTTTGGTGAAGGGCTGTTTAACGGGATCGAAACAAAAGGCGGTTGGGTTCCGAACCAGTGGACGGACTATATTTTTTCGGCCATCGGCGAAGAGTTCGGTTTTGTGGGCTCAGCTGTCCTCGTTCTCCTGTTTTTAATTCTCGTTTACCGCTTGGTCAAAATCGCTGGGAGCGCCAGCGACACATTTGGAACGTACATCGTCGTGGGCATTATCGGCATGATTTCGTTTCAAGTGTTCGAGAACATTGGCATGGACATGTACTTAAGCCCGTCGACGGGTATCACCCTCCCATTCATCAGCTACGGTGGAACGTCGTTGGTGATTGACTATGTAGCGATAGGAATTGTCTTGAGCATTGGCCTTCGTCGGCGTAAACTGCGATTCAACTAG
- a CDS encoding glycerophosphodiester phosphodiesterase, which translates to MPHHPYTDSDDFLLMAHRGASMAAPANTWPAFDMAIKMGANVIETDVHWTKDGVLVVCHDDVVDNVSNGRGQIAAMTYRELQRLDFGYRFTPDGGRTYPFRGRGIRIPTFNELLGQFPGIRINVDLKPKEPRVGSFLRIIEEHGAFDRVVLASFHHATLVEARSRCKRVATSASTWEVVQFLLRLSELRTAFTKWEVPYVALQVPNKVWGHTLVNRNFVKRAHELGADVHVWTVNDAKVMSALLDVGVDGIITDCPDVLQQTLSHHGHG; encoded by the coding sequence ATGCCTCATCATCCGTACACAGATTCCGATGATTTCTTATTGATGGCGCACCGTGGAGCATCCATGGCTGCCCCGGCAAATACGTGGCCTGCGTTTGACATGGCTATAAAAATGGGCGCCAATGTGATAGAGACGGATGTCCACTGGACGAAGGATGGTGTGTTGGTCGTCTGTCACGATGATGTCGTTGACAACGTCAGTAATGGTAGAGGTCAAATCGCGGCTATGACCTACCGGGAATTACAACGGTTGGACTTTGGTTATCGCTTTACCCCCGATGGCGGTCGTACATATCCGTTTCGAGGACGGGGCATCCGTATCCCAACATTTAATGAATTGTTAGGGCAGTTCCCCGGTATTAGAATAAATGTGGACTTGAAACCCAAGGAGCCGCGAGTTGGTTCCTTTCTCCGGATTATCGAAGAACACGGTGCATTCGACCGTGTGGTGCTCGCCTCATTCCACCATGCAACGTTGGTGGAGGCGAGATCGAGATGTAAGAGAGTTGCAACGAGTGCATCCACTTGGGAAGTCGTACAGTTCTTACTCCGACTTTCGGAACTTCGCACAGCCTTTACAAAGTGGGAAGTTCCCTACGTGGCATTACAGGTTCCGAATAAAGTGTGGGGACACACGCTGGTCAATCGAAATTTTGTCAAGCGCGCTCACGAATTGGGCGCAGACGTGCACGTGTGGACTGTGAATGACGCCAAGGTCATGAGTGCCTTGCTGGACGTTGGCGTGGATGGCATTATCACGGATTGTCCGGACGTTCTACAGCAAACGCTCAGCCATCACGGCCATGGATGA